The Streptomyces sp. DG1A-41 genomic sequence CAACGTCTCCCCCGCCGGCGGTTACCAGTTCTTCGGCGAGGTCGACATCGACGGCGGCAGCGGCGAACTGACGGTACGTCTGCGCGAGCAGGACGGCACAGTGCTGTTCACGAAGGTGCTCCAGCCGGGTCTGGTCGGCCAGTGAGGTGCGGCGTGGGGCAGGGCGTACGGTACGGTGCGCAACGTTTGAAGGGTTGATAAAGAGGGCAAGCCACCCCTTTTACCCGCCAGTCACAATGCGTTCGTGATCACGCAACACCGGTCGGTCACAGTGGGTGCATGACGCGAAAAGTGACTGATGTGACGCACTTGAACGACTGCCGTCCCGCCAACCCGTGGCAGCGGGTCACGGCGGCGCTCCACACCTGGCGAACACGACGCCACGAACACGCGCCGCCGTCGGACGATACCGAGTCCCCGGCACCGGAGCCGGTGCCGGGGGCGAACACGCTGTGGCGGATGCGGACCACGGTGAGGGACGAACCGGGATCACTGGCGGCCCTGTGCACGGCCCTCGCCGAGCACCGGGTCGACATCCTCAGCCTCCAGACGCATCCGCTGGCCGAGGGCACGGTGGACGAGTTCCTGCTGCGTGCCCCGGGCGAGTTGCCGGCCTCCGGAATCACCACGGCTGTCCGGACGGCCGGCGGCACCGACACCTGGATCGAGCGGGCCGACGCCCACGATCTGGTGGACGCGCCGACCCGGGTGCTGGGACTCGCCACCCGCACCGCCCTGGACGCCGCGGAACTTCCCCTGGCGCTGCGCCAGTTGCTGGGCCGGTGCACGATCCGTTCCCAGCCCGCACCGGCCGGCGGCGACGAGGTCTCCGACGGTGTCCCGGTGGAGGGAGCCCTGGACGACACGGTGATGCGCCTGCGCGCCCCGGAAGGCGGAGTGATCACCGTGGAGCGGCCGCACCTGCCCTTCACACCGACCGAGTTCGCCCGGGCCAGGGCCCTGGTGGAACTGGACGCCCGGCTCGGGCCGCGCGTCCCGCGCGGCCGGGACGTGCTCACCCTGGCCGAGGGCAGCGACATCACGGTGCGCCGGGCCGACAACCGTGATCTGGAGGCGGCCAGGGCGATGCACGAGCGGTGCTCGGACCGCACGATCAAGCTGCGCTACCACGGGCCGGTCGGTGACGCCGACCGCTATCTCAACCACCTGCTCAGTCCGCGCTTCGGCCGTACCCTCGCCGTGCAGACGGCCTCCGGGCGGCTCGTCGGGCTCGGTCACCTGCTGTGGGACGGTGACGAGACGGAGGTCGCGCTGATCGTCGAGGACGCGTGGCAGCGGCGGGGCATCGGCGGGGAGTTGCTGGGCCGGCTGGTCGCGATGGCCGCGGAGGGGGGTTGCGGGAGTGTGTACGCCGTGACGCAGGCGTCCAACACCGGGATGGTCGCCGCGATGCGGGGGTTGGGGCTCCCCCTCGACTATCAGGTCGAGGAGGGGACGCTGGTCATCACTGCGCGGCTGGGTGAGCCGGTTGCGTCGAGTGCGGGTGAGTTGGGGAGCGCCTCAGCGTCGTAGGGGCCGTGGTCAGACGGTGGGTGCGGGTGCCTTGTGGTTTCTCGCGCCCACGCGGCGGAGCCGCACGTCAGTACAGCCCCGCGCCCCTATGGGGGCGCTCCAGCGCCTGGTCGAGATCCGACCAGAGGTCCTCCACGTCCTCCAGGCCCACCGACATGCGCAGCAACCGGTCACCCACCCCCGCCCCCCTGCGGTCGTCCGCGTCCACGATGCGGTGGCTGATGGAGGCCGGGTGCTGTATGAGGGTGTCCACACTGCCCAGGCTCACCGCCGGGGTGATGAGGCGGACGCCGGCGATGACCTCGTGGGGGTCGCCGCGTACCTCGAAGGAGACCATCGCGCCGCCGATGCGCGGGTAGTGCACGCGGGCTACTCGCGGGTCGGCGGCGAGGCGGTGGGCGAGCTCGGCGGCGTTGGCGGAGGCGGCCCGTACCCGGACGGGGAGGGTGGACAGCCCGCGCAGCAGCAGATCAGCCGGCGAGCGGATGCAGTACGCCGCCCGTGGCGAAACGTACCTGCCGTAGCCGTCCCGCGAACTCCTCGTCGCAGGCGACCACGCCCGCCAGCACGTCCCCGTGGCCGCCGAGGTACTTGGTGGCGCTGTGCAGCACGAGCCGTGCGCCCTGTTCGGCAGGACGCTGGAGCACCGGCGTGGCGAACGTGTTGTCCACGAGCAGCGGCACCGAGCCGCAGGCGTGTGCGACGGCCCGGAGGTCGACCTCGGCGAGCGTGGGGTTGGCCGGGGACTCCACCATCACCAGGCCCGTGTCCGGACGCAGTGCCTGCGCGATTGCGGCCGGGTCGGTCCAGGTCACCTCCGAGCCCAGCAGCCCGGCGGTCAGCAGATGGTCGCTGCATCCGTAGAGGGGACGTACGGCCACCACGTGCCGCAGCCCCATGGAGGCGCGTACGAGCAGGACGGCGCTCAGGGCGGCCATGCCGCTGGCGAACGCGACCGCCGCCTCGGTGCCCTCCAGGCGAGCCAGCGCGGTCTCGAAACGGGCGACGGTCGGGTTGCCCAGCCGCCCGTACACGGGCGGGCCGTCCGGTTCCGCGCCGGTGGCGGCGAACGCGTCGATACGGGCCGCCTCACCACGGCTGTCGTACGACGGGTAGGTGGTGGACAGGTCGATCGGCGGGGCGTGCAGCCCCTGCCGGGCGAGGTCGTCCCGCCCGGCGTGGACGGCCTCGGTGGCGAGTGCTCTCGGTGCGGTGCGTACGTCGCGGTGGGCGTCCATGCTCGCTGTGTCCATGACGGAAGGGTGAACAGCGGCCGGGCCCGAGGGTGAGAACTCCGTGCTACGTTCGGCCAATGGCCGAATCTGTCGTACTGGACCCGGTGGATCTCCACCTTTTGCGGCTGTTGCAGAACGACGCCCGGACGACGTACCGGGATCTCGCCGCGCAGGTCGGGGTGGCGCCGTCGACATGTCTGGACCGGGTGACCCGGCTGCGCCGCTCGGGCGTGATCCTCGGACACCGGCTGGAGCTGGATCCGGCCAGACTGGGACGAGGGCTGGAAGCCTTGCTGTCGGTGCAGGTCAGACCGCACCGGCGGGAATTGGTGGGGCCGTTCGTGGAGCGGATCCGCGCCCTGCCGGAGTCGCGGACCGTCTTCCATCTGACCGGACCGGACGACTACCTCGTCCATGTCGCGGTCGCCGGCATGGCCGACCTTCAGCGGCTCGTGCTGGACGAGTTCACCTCGCGGCGGGAGGTGGCGCGCGTGGAGACCCGGCTGATCTTCCAGCAGTGGGAGTGCGGGCCGCTGCTGCCGCCTTCGCCCTCGGCTCAATCCGCGTGACGTGCGCTGCACGTCGTACCAGGATGGACCGCATGTCTGAGATCAAGAGCCCGCTGCCCCGTGAGGTCGCCGACGCGTACGTCGACGAGCTCATCGCCCTCGACCCGATCACCGGCACGTTCCTCGGCGTCAAGGAGAGTTCGAGCAGGCTGCCCGACACCTCGCCCACGGGCCAGGAGGCGCTCGCGGAGCTGGCGCGCCGGACGCTCGCCCGGCTGGACGAGGCGGAGCGGCAGCCCGGCGCGGACAGTGACATCGAGCGCCGCTGCGGGCGGCTGCTGCGTGAGCGGCTCGTCGCGGAACTCGCCGTGCACGAGGCCGAGGAGAGCCTGCGGTCCGTCAGCAACCTGAGCTCCCTCCCGCACGCGGTGCGCCAGGCGTTCACCGTGACGCCGGCGGCGTCGGAGGAGGACTGGGCGGCGATCGCCGAGCGGCTGCGCGCGGTCCCGGCCGCGCTGGAGGGCTACCGGGAGTCCCTGGCGCTCGGCCTGGAGCGGAAGCTGCACGGCGGGCCGCGTGCCACGGCCACGTTCGTGGAGCAGCTGGGTGAGTGGGCGGACGCCGACGGCGAGGGCCGTGGCTGGTTCGAGATTTTCGCGGCCGCCGGCCCCGAGGCGCTGCGGTCCGAGCTGGACACGGCGGCCCGCTCGGCCACCGAGGCGGTTCTGCGGCTGCGCGACTGGATGCGGGACGTGTACACACCGGCGATCGAGGGCGCGCCGGATGTGGTGGGCCGGGAACGGTACGCACGCTGGGTGCGCTACTACAACGGCACGGACCTCGACCTGGACGAGGCGTACGCGTACGGCTGGTCCGAGTACCACCGCCTCCTCGGCGAGATGAAGGCGGAGGCCGAGAAGATCCTGCCGGGTGCCGCCACGCCGTGGGTGGCGC encodes the following:
- a CDS encoding GNAT family N-acetyltransferase, translating into MTRKVTDVTHLNDCRPANPWQRVTAALHTWRTRRHEHAPPSDDTESPAPEPVPGANTLWRMRTTVRDEPGSLAALCTALAEHRVDILSLQTHPLAEGTVDEFLLRAPGELPASGITTAVRTAGGTDTWIERADAHDLVDAPTRVLGLATRTALDAAELPLALRQLLGRCTIRSQPAPAGGDEVSDGVPVEGALDDTVMRLRAPEGGVITVERPHLPFTPTEFARARALVELDARLGPRVPRGRDVLTLAEGSDITVRRADNRDLEAARAMHERCSDRTIKLRYHGPVGDADRYLNHLLSPRFGRTLAVQTASGRLVGLGHLLWDGDETEVALIVEDAWQRRGIGGELLGRLVAMAAEGGCGSVYAVTQASNTGMVAAMRGLGLPLDYQVEEGTLVITARLGEPVASSAGELGSASAS
- a CDS encoding Lrp/AsnC family transcriptional regulator, giving the protein MAESVVLDPVDLHLLRLLQNDARTTYRDLAAQVGVAPSTCLDRVTRLRRSGVILGHRLELDPARLGRGLEALLSVQVRPHRRELVGPFVERIRALPESRTVFHLTGPDDYLVHVAVAGMADLQRLVLDEFTSRREVARVETRLIFQQWECGPLLPPSPSAQSA
- a CDS encoding DUF885 domain-containing protein; translation: MSEIKSPLPREVADAYVDELIALDPITGTFLGVKESSSRLPDTSPTGQEALAELARRTLARLDEAERQPGADSDIERRCGRLLRERLVAELAVHEAEESLRSVSNLSSLPHAVRQAFTVTPAASEEDWAAIAERLRAVPAALEGYRESLALGLERKLHGGPRATATFVEQLGEWADADGEGRGWFEIFAAAGPEALRSELDTAARSATEAVLRLRDWMRDVYTPAIEGAPDVVGRERYARWVRYYNGTDLDLDEAYAYGWSEYHRLLGEMKAEAEKILPGAATPWVALAHLDEHGTHIEGVDEVRDWLQSLMDEAIDALDGTHFDLAERVRRVESRIAPPGSAAAPYYTPPSDDFSRPGCTWLPTMGETRFPVYDLVSTWYHEGVPGHHLQLAQWKHVAENLSRYQASVGMVSANAEGWALYAERLMDELGFLTDPERRLGYLDAQMMRAVRVIIDIGTHLELTIPDDSPFHPGERWTPELAQEFFGSHSSRPADFVESELTRYLSMPGQAIGYKLGERAWLLGREKARARRGEGFDPKAWHMAALSQGSLGLDDLVDELSQL